One Chanodichthys erythropterus isolate Z2021 chromosome 22, ASM2448905v1, whole genome shotgun sequence DNA window includes the following coding sequences:
- the plac8l1 gene encoding PLAC8-like protein 1: MDSPGGKDVETNLTGSATMELPVLTQPGLGETTTTVTTITQTGGDWSTGLFDVCGDTSTFLMGAFVPCCLDLSLAHQYGECVCLPMLPGSTFAMRVGIRERFKIRGSVCEDWTTVYCCYPLALCQMIREMKKRLKTQIYTVSTMLESS, from the exons ATGGACTCTCCAGGTGGAAAAGATGTTGAAACAAACCTAACAGGAAGTGCAACGATGGAACTTCCTGTGCTGACTCAACCTGGCCTCGGGGAGACCACAACGACAGTGACCACTATCACACAAACAGGGGGAGACTGGAGCACAGGACTGTTTGACGTGTGTGGTGACACCAGCACAT TTCTGATGGGTGCGTTTGTGCCGTGTTGTTTGGACCTGAGTCTGGCTCATCAGTATGGAGAATGCGTGTGTCTGCCTATGCTGCCCGGCTCCACCTTCGCCATGAGGGTGGGCATCAGAGAGCGCTTTAAAATCAGG GGCAGCGTGTGTGAGGACTGGACTACGGTATATTGCTGCTACCCTCTGGCCCTCTGTCAAATGATCAGAGAGATGAAGAAGAGACTGAAGACACAGATCTACACCGTTTCTACCATGCTGGAGAGCTCCTGA